From the genome of Tenrec ecaudatus isolate mTenEca1 chromosome 1, mTenEca1.hap1, whole genome shotgun sequence:
TGGATGTATAGTCTGTATAGTTGGATTGAGGAGGACCCATTGCATCAATAGATACATGGCAGGTATCTTAGAGACTCCAAAGATTCACAAATATAGTGTCACTTTCTGCCTTCAAGGCAGTTGGGACATTCAAAATAAGTAATTATACTACAAAATGCGAAGTGCATCACATATAATGTGATTTTCTTTTATGCTTCTAAACAGAGTGCTATGGGGATTTTCTGTTGAAAGAAGTAGATAATGAAATCATTTTCCTAAATCGTCATGGGAATTGCACTCTGCTGTGCTAGTTAGTACCTGGCTGTTCAGAGGTACCGACAAGCAATTTGGGCTGTCGCTAGAGGGTAAATTTATTTTCTCCCCCCACAGGCACCTTAAAAAGTCTTGCTTGGAAATTATTTAGCTCAACCCAGTTCAGTCATATTATTATCAGATTCAGGTTACAATTCAGTCAAATACATAAACTATGAGAAACTTCCTTTTAAACGTTTTAGTATGCTAGCAAATATATTCAGTATATCACACAAATAGATAGATTAAAGGGCTTATGTTTTCTCACTGATATGATTTGAATGGAGAAATTATAATCATTAATTATTAGCATGATGTTAATGCCTTTGCTATGCTCCCGACCCTAGAATTCCACACGCTAAAACTCTCTATGAAACAAGTAAAGAGGTTGTTATATAACCAGCAGAGAAATAGTCAAATTTAAATAGCACCTGGAAGCAAAACGCAATGTGCCTGTGGAAAAGGTCATCTAGATGCAATTCCTCCCCTTAAAGGAAGGCGCAGGCTACAGTCTGCTTCCCTTCCCTGCAAATCAGGAAACACCTTTCCAGCTGTGTCAGTTGAGCTATCTCGTATCATTGTACGTAGGGAAAGTAAGAGTTTTTCTTCTAAATTACAACTTTAAATTATTGATTTCTTAGCTCAACTAATGATTTTCTCCTCTGTTTGTTTTTAGCTGGCCAAGTTGTCTTTGAAAAATTCCTGAAGTCTGAATTTAGTGAGGAGAATATTGAATTCTGGCTGGCTTGTGAAGACTATAGGAAAACAGAGTCTGATCTTTTGCATTGCAAAGCAGAGAACATATATAAAGCATTTGTTCATGTCGATGCTACTAAACAAGTGAGTAGAACCTCCTTCTTATTGGTTCAGGCATCAGGGAAGTAGGTTGGGTATAAAGGAAGTTATGTACAGATacaaaatgaaatcattttagaCAACCCACTTTCACTACTGTTTATGTAGGCAGGCTATTACAATTCCATGTAATAATCTAATTGTCTATATTTATGAAGATCACATAAAATGAATAGGGATGCAAATGGAAATTattggttttgaaaaaattgcaagccctggtttgggggtgggtggaggcaaGGGTTAGGAGCTCTGCTGGCCTGAATGCAATGACAAGTGTTCCTCCGGAGATATTCTCCTGGGATAAGGATAAAATGCAGGCTCGTGTAAATaaatacaagggagcttcaaaaagattGTGGGGAAAATGTTATCCTCTTTCAGTGACACTGCTCTAcacatttctgaagccccctcaaatGTCTTGTTGCATCAGCAAAGCATATTTTCCTATAGCAAAGGATATTTCCACCTGCTAGTTCAATGCTTCTTGTCCCAATGGAAAACAGCTGTGTAGGAAGCCCTCACCTCCTGTACAGTTCAGATGTCTGCATGATTATTCTTGATACACATACTGCCTTATCAACTTTCCACCTGTGCCTTGTGTGCATCTCCCGATGAGCTAACTTGGAGCAAAGACAATTCGATGTAATATCCAAGAGATATTTGAATGAGAACTTAAAACCACTTCCTTGTACTTCTAATAGCATAATTTAATGTGGCAATAGCAAAGGCACATGATAAAACTTATAATAAATGAAAAGTATGTTAATGCTTACAATTTCTTTACAGATAAATATTGACTTTCATACTCGAGAATCTACAGCCAAGAAGGTTAAAGCGCCAACCTCCACTTGTTTTGATGAAGCCCAAAAACTCATATACACTCTTATGGAAAAAGATTCCTACCCCAGGTTCCTCAAATCCGATATTTACTTAAACCTTCTAAATGACCTTCAGGCAAATAGACTGAAGTGACAGGTTTCTGGCTGGAGGGACTTAAAGATGGTGTCAAGTTCAGAGGAATGTGCCTGTGTGGCTCCCTGGAGAAAGAGCTTTGCCTTTGGAGTGACCGGACAGCTCCAGG
Proteins encoded in this window:
- the RGS1 gene encoding regulator of G-protein signaling 1, translated to MPGMFFSANPKELKGTGPSLLDSTSQKKRPKTFGMDVKTYLRSMIPHLESGMKSSKSKNILCADEVIQWSQSLEKLLANQTGQVVFEKFLKSEFSEENIEFWLACEDYRKTESDLLHCKAENIYKAFVHVDATKQINIDFHTRESTAKKVKAPTSTCFDEAQKLIYTLMEKDSYPRFLKSDIYLNLLNDLQANRLK